A single region of the Garra rufa chromosome 6, GarRuf1.0, whole genome shotgun sequence genome encodes:
- the spryd7a gene encoding SPRY domain-containing protein 7a — MADLVSCCFGCCGDNNRGHVTLKEMPTVQLDTHHMGTDVVIVKSGRRICGTGGCFANAPLHQNKSYFEFKIQSTGVWGVGVATKKANLNQIPMGRDPHSLVLRQDGTVYHNNEEKNRLPANSLPQEGDIVGVTYDHVELNLYLNGKNMNCPASGIRGTVYPVVYVDDSAILDCQFSDFYHSPPQGYQKILFEQQIF, encoded by the exons ATGGCGGATTTGGTTTCATGTTGTTTTGGCTGTTGTGGAGACAATAACAGGGGCCACGTAACACTGAAGGAAATGCCCACGGTTCAGCTGGACACTCATCACATGG GTACTGATGTTGTCATTGTAAAGAGTGGAAGACGCATATGTGGAACTGGTGGCTGTTTTGCAAATGCCCCTCTACATCAAAACAAGAGCTACTTCGAGTTCAAGATTCAGTCCACAG GTGTCTGGGGAGTAGGAGTAGCAACGAAGAAAGCAAATCTGAACCAGATCCCTATGGGTAGAGACCCACACAGTCTTGTGCTCCGGCAAGATGGCACCGTGTACCACAACAATGAAGAAAAGAACCGATTACCAGCTAACAGCTTACCGCAGGAAGGAGACATTGTG GGTGTTACATATGACCATGTGGAGCTGAATTTGTACCTAAATGGGAAGAATATGAACTGTCCGGCATCAGGCATTAGAGGAACTGTTTATCCTGTAGTTTATG TTGACGATAGTGCAATACTGGATTGCCAGTTCAGCGACTTCTACCATTCTCCTCCTCAAGGCTACCAGAAGATACTTTTTGAGCAACAGATCTTCTAA